One region of Emys orbicularis isolate rEmyOrb1 chromosome 4, rEmyOrb1.hap1, whole genome shotgun sequence genomic DNA includes:
- the LOC135878442 gene encoding ubiquinol-cytochrome c reductase complex assembly factor 2, translating into MAATRYRRFLKLCEEWPVEETKRGRDLGAFLRQRVAQAFREGESTQIADPANCDQMYESLVRIHTNFYKNKYPRLKDTSFTGVTVEECKLILATDSGKQMEEMKKGKWKKLREKFSAKNAEEDSKL; encoded by the exons ATGGCGGCCACCCGCTACCGGCGGTTTCTGAAGCTCTGCGAGGAGTGGCCGGTGGAGGAGACCAAACGGGGCCGGGACCTGGGCGCCTTCCTGCGGCAGCGGGTGGCCCAGGCCTTCCGGGAGGGGGAGAGCACCCAG ATTGCTGACCCTGCAAACTGTGACCAAATGTATGAGAGTTTAGTCAGAATCCACACCAATTTCTATAAAAACAAG TATCCACGCCTAAAAGATACGAGCTTCACTGGAGTGACAGTGGAAGAATGCAAGCTGATCCTAGCAACAG ACAGCGGGAAACAGATGGAGGAAATGAAAAAAGGTAAATGGAAAAAACTGCGAGAGAAGTTCTCTGCCAAGAATGCTGAAGAGGACTCAAAGTTAtaa